In Bacillus sp. BGMRC 2118, a single window of DNA contains:
- a CDS encoding H-type small acid-soluble spore protein, translating into MDMNRVKQIVSSPGEIIVSYHGVPIWIKSYDENANTARVYSRSKPEEEIDVSIGELTEELTEL; encoded by the coding sequence ATGGATATGAATCGTGTGAAGCAAATTGTTTCGTCTCCGGGTGAGATTATAGTAAGTTATCACGGAGTGCCAATCTGGATTAAAAGTTATGATGAAAATGCAAACACAGCCCGTGTTTATTCTCGATCGAAGCCTGAAGAGGAAATCGATGTTTCAATCGGAGAATTGACAGAAGAATTAACAGAATTATAA
- a CDS encoding atypical membrane-integrating protein (Mistic protein) yields MKLDTQEKQTLSDAIDKLNEGLDTFIQLYNEAEEDKPLIEFDDEATTIIEKAKHVYGSEEIDSRMNKIVKEILSLIPLNQKDNSENEED; encoded by the coding sequence ATGAAATTAGATACACAAGAAAAACAAACATTAAGTGATGCGATAGATAAGTTAAATGAGGGGTTGGATACTTTTATCCAGCTGTACAATGAAGCCGAAGAAGACAAGCCATTAATTGAATTTGATGATGAGGCAACAACGATTATTGAGAAGGCCAAACACGTTTATGGCAGTGAGGAAATAGATTCAAGAATGAATAAAATTGTGAAGGAAATTCTGTCACTTATTCCATTGAATCAAAAGGATAACTCTGAAAATGAAGAGGACTAA
- a CDS encoding EAL domain-containing protein — MEVYVAKQPIFNEKEEVIAYELLHRSGKENGYSHIDGDKATSEVIVNSFLNIGLGELSKGKPCFINFTENLLKLKLPTYFTPLSIVVEILENVKATPEVISLCKELKSFGYTIALDDFFLLHGDEQVLALLEYVDIIKIDFRSTTREARNQLMDYLKPFNLKFLAEKVETREEYEQATMDGYSYFQGYFFSKPVILQSHDIPSYYYSYLLVLEELDMPVPDIDHITQVIEKDLSISYKLLKLINSPTIRPKYEVSSIKQAVVLLGLIEIKKWIYVLSIKGVGDSDESSREIIHLSLTRAKLGELLGSYMGIKPMESSKYFLLGMFSLIDTILRVPIDKVLAELPLSYDIKNALRGEEDDLGYVLELIKALERMQLSNKLFKTLTPNLSESDLFEIYSKANIWADKLMREVENIDG, encoded by the coding sequence ATGGAAGTTTATGTTGCAAAACAGCCAATATTTAACGAAAAGGAAGAAGTTATTGCTTACGAATTATTACATCGAAGTGGCAAGGAGAATGGATACTCTCATATAGATGGAGATAAAGCTACTTCTGAAGTCATTGTTAATAGTTTTTTAAATATTGGATTGGGTGAACTGTCAAAGGGAAAACCGTGTTTTATTAATTTTACAGAAAATCTTCTGAAATTGAAGCTTCCTACATACTTTACCCCTCTGTCAATTGTAGTAGAGATTTTAGAAAACGTAAAAGCCACTCCTGAGGTTATTTCATTATGTAAAGAGCTGAAGTCATTTGGCTATACGATTGCTTTGGATGATTTCTTCCTGTTACATGGTGATGAGCAAGTATTAGCATTACTTGAATATGTAGATATTATTAAAATAGACTTTAGATCAACCACAAGAGAAGCGAGAAATCAGCTTATGGACTACTTAAAGCCTTTTAATCTAAAATTCCTCGCAGAAAAGGTAGAAACTAGAGAAGAATATGAACAGGCAACGATGGATGGTTATAGTTACTTCCAAGGATATTTCTTCAGTAAACCAGTCATCTTACAAAGTCATGATATACCATCTTATTACTATTCTTATTTACTAGTTCTCGAAGAGTTAGACATGCCTGTACCGGATATTGACCATATTACCCAAGTTATCGAAAAAGATTTATCGATCTCTTATAAATTATTGAAATTAATTAATTCCCCCACAATACGTCCAAAATACGAAGTGAGTTCCATTAAGCAAGCTGTTGTCCTATTAGGCTTAATTGAAATTAAAAAGTGGATTTATGTATTGTCTATTAAAGGAGTAGGAGATAGTGATGAATCCTCTAGGGAAATCATTCACTTGAGCCTAACGAGAGCAAAGCTAGGTGAGCTTCTCGGCTCATACATGGGTATAAAACCGATGGAAAGCTCTAAATATTTCTTACTTGGTATGTTCTCACTCATTGATACCATTCTTCGCGTACCGATCGATAAAGTATTAGCAGAGCTTCCTCTATCCTACGATATCAAGAATGCCTTAAGAGGAGAAGAGGATGACTTAGGTTATGTACTAGAATTGATTAAAGCATTGGAAAGAATGCAGCTATCCAATAAATTATTTAAAACACTTACTCCTAACTTAAGTGAATCAGATTTATTTGAAATATATTCAAAAGCAAATATTTGGGCAGATAAGCTTATGCGTGAGGTTGAGAATATTGATGGATAA
- a CDS encoding potassium channel family protein — protein sequence MSVRSILFSYLRLPLVIRLILLALLSIILFGTVIHFVEPGTFPTIFEGMWWAIVTISTVGYGDYSPTSELGRVVGMLLILVGTAFMTFYFVTLSAATISLENSFVEGKSTFKGENHVILIGWNERVRETLVQLNGANDKLKIVLVDETLKESPLSDRNITFIKGDPTNDETLKRANIAFADILIISADQEKNESHADMATILTLVTAKGMNPSIYSIVEILTKNQIINAKRAGADEIIQTNKLTSYVMANSILSHGMSDALLMMLDNLSGNRIEYIAVPEEMNGLSYEQCIRQLIKKGILLIGIKRRDESYINPTPSLSILQTDELLIIRH from the coding sequence ATGAGTGTTCGATCTATTTTATTTTCTTATTTACGACTGCCTCTTGTCATTCGGCTTATTTTATTAGCACTGCTATCTATCATTCTCTTTGGAACGGTTATTCACTTTGTTGAACCTGGAACGTTTCCAACAATATTTGAAGGTATGTGGTGGGCGATTGTTACGATCTCAACGGTTGGGTATGGTGACTATTCACCAACTAGTGAATTAGGTCGTGTAGTTGGTATGCTACTCATTTTAGTTGGTACAGCGTTCATGACCTTTTATTTTGTCACACTATCGGCAGCAACCATATCACTTGAGAATTCATTTGTTGAGGGAAAGTCAACATTCAAAGGGGAAAATCATGTCATTTTAATTGGATGGAATGAAAGAGTGAGGGAAACTCTTGTTCAACTTAATGGAGCGAACGATAAACTTAAAATTGTCTTAGTTGACGAAACATTAAAAGAGAGCCCTCTTTCAGATCGGAATATTACATTTATAAAAGGAGATCCCACTAATGATGAAACATTAAAACGGGCCAATATTGCGTTTGCCGATATACTGATTATCTCTGCGGATCAAGAAAAAAATGAATCTCATGCTGATATGGCAACCATTTTAACTCTCGTTACAGCAAAGGGAATGAATCCTTCTATTTATTCCATCGTGGAGATTTTAACAAAAAACCAAATTATTAATGCAAAACGAGCCGGTGCAGATGAAATTATTCAAACAAATAAATTGACCAGCTATGTGATGGCAAACAGTATTCTATCTCATGGTATGAGTGATGCATTGCTCATGATGTTAGATAATCTATCAGGAAATAGAATTGAGTACATTGCAGTTCCCGAGGAAATGAATGGGTTGTCTTATGAGCAATGTATTAGGCAGCTAATTAAAAAGGGCATCTTATTAATCGGTATTAAGAGAAGGGATGAATCTTATATCAATCCAACCCCCTCTCTTTCCATCTTACAAACAGATGAATTGTTAATTATTCGTCATTAA